In Leucobacter denitrificans, the genomic window GTTTCGAGCGCGATACTGCTTGGTGACCTGCTTCAATCCTGGGCAGACGAGGCGATGTCTGATGCGTGCGAGGCGATAGCGGATCGTGCCGCTGCCCGAGCCGCTAGGCAGCATTTCAATCGCATGCGCAGCGAAGTTGCACTTGGACAGTATCTCGACGTGCTCGAAGAACAGCGTGCCGGCTTCGCGGAGCACTCGGAGCAACTCGATCGGTCGACCCGCGTGCTCGTCTATAAGTCGGCAAAATACAGCGTTGAGGCCCCGCTGCTCATCGGCGCTGCGCTCGCGGGCGCCACAGAAGATCAAGAACACGCTCTGTCAGGATTCGGACTTCCGGTCGGTGTCGCGTTCCAGCTTCGCGACGACTTGCTCGGAGTGTTTGGAAACGCCCAGGTCACTGGCAAGCCGAGCGGTGACGACCTCGTCGAAGGCAAACGAACCGTACTCGTAACGCTCACCCGGGAGCAGTTGCCCGCGACTCAGCGTCGAATTTTCGACGACATGCTCGGGACTGAGCTCGATGAGGAACAAATCGAGATGCTGCAGCGCACGATTCGCGAGAGCGGCGCTGAACGGCAAGTCGAGCAGATGATTGGTCGCAACATTGAGCGCGCCCGCGATGCATTCGACAATGCTGACCTTGACGCTGCGTCAGTGGCACGGCTCACGAAGCTCGCCGAGCGTGCGGCGCAAAGAAGCGCCTAGGAGCCGAAGAGCGCGAGACTCTGAGTGAGGTTACGAGCGTCAGCGCTACTAAAACGCGAGGCTCTGCGTTGCCCTGCGCACGGCGCTCTTGCGACCGTCGCGAAGCACAGCGATGGGTCGTTCGCCAAGCTCATCATTCTCCTGAAGCAGCCAATGCACCGCTTCCTCCTCCGAGAAGCCGCTGTCAAGGAGCGCAAGGAGCGTGCCTCGGAGCGATGGAATCACGTCTCCGTTTTGCACAAACTCCGCTGGGACTTGGACAATGCCGTCGATCTTTACCGACGCAAGATAGTGTTCTTCGAGCAGGCGATGCACTTTGCCCACTGAACAGCCAAACAGCTCAACAAGTTCGGGGACGGTCAGGTACTCGGTTGCGGGGTTCTCTTCCACACCATCAACAATGCCAGGTCGCGCAATTCGTCGCAATGCAGAGCAGGACTCGATCAGGTCACTTTCGAGCTTCACGGCGCGGATCAGCTAATTTGCACACGCCATTCCGTAGGCTTTGCGCGTGACCTCTGCACCCATCGACCCGTTGCTCGGGCGCACGCTGAACGAGCGGTACGTGATCCGCTCTCGTATCGCGCGCGGCGGCATGGCGATGGTGTATCTCGCGACCGATCTGCGTCTCGAGCGCAAGGTTGCCGTGAAGGTGATGCATGATCACCTCGCCGAAGATGAGAACTTCACTCGGCGGTTTGACCGCGAAGCAAGAAGCGCTGCTCGTCTCGCGCACGCAAATCTCGTGAATGTTTTTGACCAGGGTCACGATCTCGGGCGCACCTACCTCGTGATGGAGTACCTGCCAAATATCACCCTTCGCCAGCTACTCAAGAAGCAAAAGCGTCTCACGCTTGACCAGGCGCTCGAAATAAGTGAGGCGGTTCTCGGTGGGCTCGCTGCAGCGCATCACGCCGGTATTGTGCACCGAGACCTCAAGCCAGAAAATGTTCTGCTCGTTGATGATGGCCGCATTAAGATCGGTGACTTTGGTCTCGCCCGCGCGGTAAGCGCAAATACCACGACAGGCCAGGCGCTGCTCGGCACCATCGCGTACCTCTCCCCCGAACTCGTCACGCGCGGCATCGCAGACGAGCGAAGTGATCTCTACGCGTTCGGCATCATGCTCTATGAGATGCTGACGGGAGTGCAGCCGTTCACCGGCGAACAACCGATGCAGATCGCGTATCAGCACGCTCACTCAGATGTCCCGCCACCCTCCGAGCACAGTCAGGTCTCCACTCCTGCTGTCGACGAGTTCGTCATGTGGCTCACGAGGCGTGACGCTGACCTGCGACCCATCGACGCAAGTGAAGCACTCGATCGTCTCGAACCAATCCGCGATGATCCATATGCCGCGATTGCTCCGCTATTTTTGCGCGAAGGCGAAGAGCCCGAGGAACCGCTTGCCGCCACGACTGTGCTGGGAAACGAACTCGATGACGTCGCAACGACGCACATTACCCCGTCCACCGCGGTGCTCGATCCACTACAGAGCGCGAGTATCGCGAATGCGCTCCCGTCCGAAAATGATCGTGCGTCCGGTGGCAGCACTACCGCAACGTCGCGTTCGACATCGCCGGTAGAACGCGCTCAGAATAGTGGCACCAGGCGCTCAAAGCGGGGTCGGTGGATCGCGGGAGCGCTCATCCTCCTCTTGCTTATTGCCGGAGGGCTCGGATACTGGTTCGGTCAGGGTCCCGGATCGAAGGTAACAATTCCTGAGATTTCCGGTCTCACGATGGAGACCGCGACCGCGGAACTCGAGCAACTCGATCTGTTTGTCGAAACGACCGTGTGTTCGAGCCTCACGGTGGAAGCCGGTCTTGCCGCCGAGATTACCCCGGCCCCGGGTACTCGTGTGGATCGCAACACGACCACCACTGTCTGTGAATCGTCCGGCCCAGAGATGCTCGACGTTCCCACGATTGTTGGACTCTCGCTCGAGGACGCGGTGCAGCTCATCACTGACTCCAGGTTCCAGTTCGGTGAAGTTGTCGATACGCGATTCTCTGAAGCAGAGGCTGACGCTGTACTCGCGGCGCTCGATGAATCTGACGCTCCACTCGGTGAGACGTTCCCAGAGCAGGGAATAATAAACCTGGTTGTTTCTGCGGGCTCGATACCTAGTGTGTTCGGAATGAGTGAGACTGAGGCAACGAACACTCTCGCAGCACGGGAACTCGTCGTTGACGAGTCACTGAATACCCAGGTTCACAATGATGAGGTCCCGATCGGTGCGGCCATTGCAGTACTTCCCTCAACCGATCCTGTACGGCCGGGCGATGCTGTAGGTTTGCAGCTCTCACTCGGCCCAGAACTGTTCGAGATTCCAGACGTATCGGGCATGGGGCTTCAGGAAGCGATGGACACGCTAAGTGCCGCAGGCTTTAACCCGACAACGCTAGTTCCTGATCGCCTCAGAGAATTTGCTGAGGCAAGCGGTACGAGACCAGGCGCCGGCGAGCGAGTGCCTAAGGGCTCAGACGTGCGCGTTACAGCTCAAGTTTCGCTATAGAACTCGGAGAGCAAATCGGCCGGAGCTCCACGGCACGTTATCGCCCGTTGCGCTCCGACCGACCCTCTACGCCCGCTTGAGTTCTTCGGCGACCTGGAACGCAAGCTCGAGTGACTGCCTATGATTCAGGCGTGGATCGACCACCGACTCATAGCGCGTTGCAAGTGCCTCCTCGTCGATATTCTCTGCCCCGCCGAGCACCTCGGTCACATCGTCGCCAGTGACCTCGACGTGAATACCACCGGGGATCGTGCCGACCTCGCGGTGCGCCTCGAAGAATCCGAGAAGTTCGTTCATGACATCGTCGAATCGGCGCGTCTTATAACCCGTCGCCGTTGTGATGCCGTTGCCGTGCATCGGGTCGGTGATCCACAGTGGCTGCGCGCCCGAGTCGCGCACACCGGCGAGGAGGCCAGGCAGCACGTCGCGGATCTTGCCAGCGCCCATGCGCGTAATGAACGTCAGACGACCGGGCTCTCGCTCGGGGTCAATCTTGTCGATAAGGCGCAGAGCGTCATCAACGGTTGCTGTCGGACCAAGCTTCACGCCGATTGGATTGCGCACCTTCGAAAGGTAGTCAACGTGTGCGCCGTCTATGTCTCGTGTGCGCTCCCCGATCCACAGCATGTGGCCCGAGGTGTCGTACAGGTTGCCCGTGCGGGAATCGATTCGAGTGAGCGGCCGCTCGTAATCGAGCAAGAGTGCTTCGTGGCTCACGTAGAACTCGGTTTGCGTGAGTGCGGTGTGGTCTACCCCACACGCATCCATAAATCGAAGTGCGCGATCTATTTCGGCTGCCAATGCCTCGTACCGACGGTTCGCGGGATTAGAAACAAAGCCCTGATTCCACGCGTGGACCTGCCTGAGATCAGCAAACCCACCCTGGGTAAACGCCCGAATGAGGTTCAGCGTCGATGCCGACACATGGTACCCCTGCACAAGCCTGCTTGGGTCTGGAGTTCGTGATTGCTCAGTGAACTCGTAACCGTTCACGAGGTCACCTCGGTACGCGGGAAGTGTGACGCCCTCGCGAGTTTCATTATCACTCGAACGTGGCTTTGCGAACTGACCAGCCATGCGACCGACCTTGATCACTGGCATTGAAGCACCGTAGGTAAGCACAACTGCCATCTGAAGCAGTGTCTTTACGCGATCTCGGATTCTATCTGCGGTCGCAGCCTCGAATGTTTCGGCGCAATCGCCACCCTGCAGCAGAAAGGCTTCGCCTCGTGCCGCAGCAGCAAGCCGCTCACGAAGCTGGTCAGCCTCACCGGCAAAGACCAGTGGCGGCTGTGTCGATAGCTCTTGCTTTGCAGCTTCAACTGCTCGAGCATCAGGCCAACTCGGCTGCTGCTTTGCCTCGAGCAAACGATACGTGTCGAGCTGCTCGAAGATCTGCTGCGCCGATAGGGTCTGCTTGCTCACTGCATTCATGGCCATCCTGTATAAATATCGCAGTACCGCCCCAAATGACGGCACCCCTTAAGCGTACCCAACTCCTCTGACATCCACGCACACTCGGCGGACGCCCGAAGCGAACGAAGACGCGCTCTGCGGAAACTTGGTTGAGGCGAACAACTATCGCTGTCGCACGCTCGACGCGTAGACGTCGACGTACTCCTGATCGCTCAGTTTCTGAATCTCGAGCATGATCTCATCGGTAACGCTTCGAAGTACGAACCTGTCCGCACTGAGGCCTTCAAACCGTGTGAAGTCGAGTGGCTTACCGATCACGGTGCCGATTCGACGGATTCGCGGAAACTTCACGCCGATCGGCATTGCCTTTTCAGTGTCGATCATCACGATGGGAACGACCGTCGCGCCGGACTCGAGCACGAGTCGCGCGACGCCGGTGCGGCCCCGGTAGAGCCTCGCATCTGGGCTGCGAGTCCCTTCGGGGTAGATACCGAGTACGTCACCGCGGTCAAGAACGCTCAGCCCCGTATTCAGCGAAGCTTCTGACGCCTTGCCCCCGAACGGTCGATCGGAAGCTGACCAACAGCAAGCATGAAGGTCTTTACCAACCATCCCTTTAGGCCTTTACCGGTGAAATAGTCGCTCTTCGCGAGAAAGTACACCCGCCGATCCACCATAAGTGGCATAAAAAACGAATCGATAACAGATAGGTGGTTCCCAACAATAATGACTGGTCCACTCTCAGGGATATTCTCGGCGCCTTCGACCCAGGGTCGGTACACCGTCTTCAGAAACGGCCCGATGATCAGGTGTTTAAAGAACCAGTAGAGCACGGCCTGATTTTTCCCTTCGTCGACCCCCAGAATAGCGGAGACCTACAACCGAAACCGCATGGGGATAGGCTTTGGACATAAAATCGGTGGCAACGCTACCCGTTGAATGTACTGGCACACACAGTCCCGACACGAACAAAGGAGTTCCCGTGAATTTGTCCGAGACCCCAATCATTGTCCCCGAGGCTCCGGAGGACAACATTACGGATCTCCTTGAGGAGCGAGTGCAGGCCACTCCAGATCGCGCGCTCTTCGCAGTTCCCGAGAATGGCGGCTGGAGAGATATCAGTGCCGCAGAGTTCCGCCGCCAGGTCATCGCGCTCGCTAAGGGGTTTGTTGCTGCAGGCGTGCAGCCAGGCGACCACATCGCGTTCATGTGCAAGACGAGCTACGAATGGACGCTCGTAGACTTTGCACTCTTCTATGCCGGCGCAATCATGGTGCCTGTCTACGAGACATCGTCTGCGATGCAGATCCACTGGATCCTCGAAGACTCTGAAGCACGAGGACTCATGGTTGAGACGAGCGCACAGTTTGACAGGTTCTCTGAAATCAAAGACCAGGCCACCGCGGTCGACCTTATCTGGCGTCTCGACGAAGATGCCATCAGCGCATTGAGTGCTTCGGGCGCCGAGGTCGAAGATGCAGAGATTGAGCGCCGCAGAAATCTCGCGCAGGGTTCCGACATTGCAACGCTCATTTACACCTCGGGTTCGACCGGTCGCCCGAAGGGCTGCGTACTCACGCACTCGAATTTTGTGGATCTCTCGCGTAACTCAGCAGCTGCCCTCACTGAGGTCGTTAACGCACCGGGCAGCTCAACGCTGCTCTTTGTGACGCTCGCACACGTGTTCGCACGGTTCATTTCGGTGCTCAGTGTGTGCGGAGGTGTTCGAGTAGGTCACCAAGCAGACACGAGCCAATTGCTCCCCGCACTCGGAACATTCCACCCGTCGTTCCTCCTTGCCGTTCCGCGCGTGTTTGAGAAGGTCTACAACTCTGCAGAGCAGAACACTGAGGCCGAAGGCAAGGGGAAGATCTTCCGAGCTGCAGCGAAGGTTGCCGTGGAGCACTCTGAAGCACTCGACGCCGGCAAGGTTCCCTTCATGCTTGGTATGAAGTTCAAGATCTTTGATCTTCTCGTGTACTCGAAGCTGCGCGACAAGCTCGGTGGACGCGTGCAGTTTGCGGTCTCAGGATCCGCACCACTCAGCCGCTACCTCGGCCACTTCTACCGCAGCCTTGGAATAAAGATTCTCGAAGGTTATGGCCTGACTGAGACCACCGCCCCCGTGTCAGTGAACCTTCCGAGCAAGTTCAAGATTGGCACCGTTGGGCCGGCGCTCCCAGGCCACACAGTACGCATCGCGGAAGACGGCGAAATTGAAGTGAAGGGCATCGACGTATTCAAGGAGTACTGGAAGAACCCCGAGGCCACCGCTGCGGTATTCACCGACGATGGGTTCTTCAAGACAGGTGACATTGGCGCGCTCGATGAGGATGGTTACCTCACGATCACGGGCCGCAAGAAGGAGATCATCGTGACCGCAGGCGGCAAGAACGTCGCGCCTGCCGCACTTGAAGATCCAATTCGCGCAAACACAATCATCGGCCAGGTCGTCGTCGTTGGCGATCAGAAGCCGTTCATCGCCGCGTTGATCACGCTCGATCCCGAGATGCTTCCCGCATGGTTGAAAAACCAGGGCGAGGACCCAACCATGACGCTCGAAGAGGCAGTGAAGAACCCCAAGGTCATCGCCGAGGTTCAACGCGCAGTCGACGAGGGAAATAAGTTTGTCTCTCGCGCTGAGTCGATTCGCAAATTCGAGATCCTCCCGACTGAGTTCATCGAAGCAAATGGCCACCTCACACCTAAGATGAGCATCAAGCGCGACAACATTCTGCGTGACTTCGCGAGCGAGATCTCAAGTATCTACGGGGAGAATCCGCAGACGGAGCACGTGCAGACGCACCCCTAATCAATACTCACTAACGTCAGGTTGTGGTGCCACTCGAAGACTTCCTCGGGTGGCACCACTTTTTATATCTCGGTTTAGAACCACCTTGAGGTGCGAATCTGCCTCATTGCTTCTCCGCGTGTCTCACGGTCGAGCCTCGAGATGTAGAGTTTGCCGTCGAGGTGGTCGCACTCATGTTGCAGAGCCTGCGCTTTGAGACCCTCCCCTATGATTGTCACTTCACTGCCATCGAGCAATATGCCGCGTACAGTCGCTCGAGGGTACCTCGTGACCGTAAACCACAGGTCCGGCACTGACAAACACCCCTCGCCCATTTCCTCAGGGTCCCCACTCACCTCAACCAACTCTGGATTCAACACGTACTCGATGACGCCGTCGATATTCAGGCTGAATGCGCGGTGGGTGTATCCAATCTGCGTCGCGGCGAGACCCGCTCGCCCGTCGAAATCGACGGTGTCGCACAGGTCCGTCACCATCGCGTGAATTCCGGCGTCAATTTCGGAAATTTCATCGCAAACGGTGCGAAGCACCGGATCCCCAAACAGTCGTATTTCGCGCACAGCCATGCGTTGATGCTATCGGCTACATAATCATCCAAGCCTCAATCAGGCTTCATCCACTAAACTCGAACCGTGCATGTATTGAGTGTGAGTTCCCTAAAAGGTGGCGTCGGCAAGACCACAGTAACGCTGGGGCTTGCGTCAGCGGCGTTTTCGCGCGGTCTTCGCACACTGGTCGTCGATCTTGATCCGCAGTCAGACGTCTCAACAGGCCTGGCCGTCGATCCTGAAGGCTATTCGAATATCGCAGACGTTCTTGAGAGCCCGAAAGAGAAAACGGTCCGTCAGGCGATCGCTCCGAGCGGGTGGAATGAGTTCCACGAAGGCGGCAAGATCGACCTCCTGGTGGGTAGCCCATCTGCAATCAACTTTGATGGCCCGCACCCGTCGGCGCGGGACATTTGGAAGTTGGAAGAGGCACTCGCAATTGTCGAGTCCGATTACGACCTCGTGCTAGTGGACTCTGCTCCGTCATTGAATGCGCTCACGCGCACAGCGTGGGCAGCGAGCGACCGCGTAATGATCGTGACAGAGCCAAGCCTGTTCGCTGTAGCAGCGACCGACCGCGCGCTGCGCGCGATCGAAGAGATCCGCCGAGGTGTGAGCCCTCGCTTGCAGCCGCTCGGCATTCTCGTGAACCGCACCCAGGCGCAGTCTGTGGAGCACCAGTTCCGTGTTCGCGAGTTGCGCGAGATGTTCGGCCCGCTCGTACTTACGCCTCAGCTGCCTGAGCGACCAGCGCTGCAACAGGCCCAGGGTGCCGCAAAGCCAGTGCATCTCTGGCCCGGAGAACCAGCACAAGAGATGGCCGCGAACTTCGATATCGTGCTCGACCGCGTACTGCGATCGATGAAGAAGGCTAAAGACTAACGAGAACTCGTTACTAAGACGTCTTGCGCTTAGAGCGACGAGCGGCAAGTTCATCGGTAGGAGCGTGAGCCGCGGGCTTCTCGCGGTGGTCGTCGAGGTCAACGAGCGACGTTTCGACTTCGCGCAGCACCTTACCGACAGCAATGCCGAACACGCCCTGCCCCCTGCTCACAAGGTCAATAACCTCGTCGTTGGAGGTGCAGAGGTACACACTCATGCCGTCACTCATGAGCGTCGTCTGCGAGAGATCGTGCACTCCGGCTGCGTGCAATTGCCCGACTGCCGTACGAATCTGCTGCAGCGAAATGCCAGTGTCGAGCAGTCGCTTCACGAGCTTAAGAACGAGGATGTCGCGGAACCCATAGAGTCGCTGTGAGCCTGAACCGCTGGCTTCTCGCACGGTGGGCTCTACGAGGCCGGTGCGCGCCCAGTAGTCGAGCTGTCGATAGCTGATGCCGGCCGCGCGGGCAGCCACTGCGCCCTTGAAACCACCGTCGACATTTGGACGAGGAAGCCCGTCGTCGAAGAGCAGGTCGGCAGAGAGCGGATACGCATCAACAACAGCATCAGTGCCATCAATTGGCGGTTCCGTATGCTCCATTGTCGACCCTCTCTTGTGACTTGAACTCCATCAACGCTATCTGTGTGGGGTACCCCGTGCAACGACCGTGAGCACCGATTTCATAACTTCGACCTTAAAGTTCAAGTTGAAGGTGAGAAAAGGGCGAAACGACGCTGTTTTAGAGTGTGCCAAACTTTCGTCGCAACACGCCGGAGCGCACTGTCTCGAGATACTCAACGAGCTCAAGCGAACCGTCGACCGCGCTCGGAGAACCCTTCTTCTCGCCCCGCGATGAAATTGCGTGAGCCAACAGTTCGGCGTCGCGCTCTGCCGCAATGCGGAGCGACCGAAGGTGCCTCGGTGTCAGGCCAGCCTGTGCAAGTTTGAGAAGTGCAGCGAGCTGCCCGACAGCGTCAAGCGGAAAGACCTCGGCTGCTGGCAGCAGACCTGCCGCAATGGCTTCACCAAGAAAACGCTTGTTCGCACCGGTCGTGCGACACAGCTCCTCACTCGAGATCACCTGTTTCGCAGACAGGATCGTCGACGCACTACGCTTCGATGCCCCGGGAATAACGGGATCTCGCCCCGAATCAAGCTCGTCGAGCACCTCGCCAATCTTCTTGAGCGGAAGGTAGTGATCTCGCTGTAGCGTGAGAATGAGACGGATGCGCTCTACGTGTTCTTGAGAGAACTTGCGGTAGCCCGACTTGGTACGCTCAGGCTCGACAAGACCCTGATCCTCGAGAAACCGGAGCTTCGACGGTGTCAGGTCTGCAAATTCGTCTTCGAGATTCGCAAGCACCTGTCCGATACTCAGCAGACCGTGCGCTGCTGGACTAACCGCGCGAAGCGGAGCGGCCGCCATCAGTTCGCACCGGGAAGATCAAACCGAGACGCAAAGAAGGTGAATCTGAATTTACCCACCTGCACCTCTACCCCATCATCAAGTGCGACTTCACCTTCGATCCGCTCACCATCGGAATATGTGCCGTTAAGCGACCCAAGATCAACCACTGAAAAGGTCGTACCTGAACGGCGGAACTCCGCGTGCTTTCGAGAAACCGTCACGTCGTCGAGAAAAATATCAACGGCCGGGTGACGGCCTGCGACCGTCACATCTCTGTCGAGCAAAAAGCGCGCACCAAGGTCGGGGCCGCGACGCACGACAAGAAGCGCAGCACCCGAAGGCAATGCCTCGACTGCATCGCGCTCATCGACCCCAAGATCGGTAACGTTTGCGCGGATCATCGCATTGAGGTCTTCACGGAATTGCTCCGTTGCCTTTACCTCGGTGTTATGACCTCGCTTATCGCTCGCCACTGTCTCACCCGTTTCCGTGCTCAGCGGGGAGTTTCACCCCAATACCGTCCCCCTACGCTACCGCAGCTAGGCCCTTCCGCGCACGTTCCTGCACGAAAAACTGACGGATCTCGGCGCGTCGCGAGTCATCATTCTCCGGCTGAGGATATGCGCCTACTCGTGCGACTCGAGAAACTCGTAAACTTCGTGCGAATCCACACCGGGAAACGTGCCTGTTGGGAGCGCTGCGAGCAGGCTCGTCGGGGTGGCTGCTTCTGGCCACGCGGCAGCTTGCCACTTCTGCGTAAGGTCGGCTGACGCACGCCTACAGCAAGTCTCATCCGGGCAAAATGACCGTGTCCGATGGTCCGTCTCGCGCCCACGGAACCACCGCACGTCTTCGAACCGAACCCCGACGCTCACTGAATACATGCCTTCCTTCGCTTTTTCGATGCGCGAGGTGCACCAGTAGGTACCGCCGGAAGACATGTCCGTGTACTGATACCAGGGGTTGAACCTATCTGGCTGCGCGAAAACCGTTCGAGCAGTCCAGTTTCGGCACACGGTCGCCCCCTCAAGATTTCCGAGCGCGTCAGACGGAAATCGCACCCCGTCATTCTCATAGGCCTTAATGAGGGTTCCCGACTCGTGCACTTTCGTGAAGTGCACGTTCAAGTCGAGCCACTGGGTTGCCAGGTTCGTGAACCGGTGCGCGGCCATTTCATACGAAACCGCGAACTCGTCCCTCAAATCCTCCATAGAGATCTCGCGTCGCTGCTTCGCGTTCTTGAGCGAATCAACTGCGGCGCCCTCCGGAAGCAGCACGGCACCCGCGAGGTAGTTCGCCTCAACACGCTGCCGCAAAAAGTCTGCGTAGCTGCGCGGCTCTTCGTGTTCGCACACCAGGCTCGCCAGGGCTCGCAGGATCGGCGCACGCGCGTCACGTGACGACTGCCCCGCGCTCATGTAAATTCGCCCATTTCGCCGATCGATTACCGAACGGGTCGAGTGCGGCAGGTCAGACACATAGTGAAGCGAGAATCCGAGCTTCTCAGAAACGCGCGCAATCGTCTGTTGCAGCACCGGCCCCCTGAATACCCGGCGCTGTCCAGAAGATCTTTCGCGACTCGCTCAAGGTCTTCGAAGTAGTTCCCGGCCACACGCATCTCCGCACGAAGCTCAGTATTGGTTCTGCGCGCTTCCTCAGGGGTGGCAGCTCGCTCTCGGTGCAGTCGCTCAACTTCTTGGTGCAGGCCAATGATGGCTTGCAGCGTTTCGTCGTTCACGGTTTTTGAAACGCGGATCGGCTCAAGGCCCAACGACCTAAACACAGTGCCCCGTTGAGCTCGCTCAACGGCGATCTCGAGCGCCGCTCGCTCACTCGGTGCCTCATCTACCAAGAGCTGATCCACACTCGACTGCAGTGCGGTCGCAAGCGCGCGCAGGAGCGGCAGCTTCGGTTCACGCTTGCCATTCTCAATCGCTGAGATCTGCGACGGTGCGCGACCAACCGCCGCCGCGAGCGTCTCAAGTTTCATGCCGAGCTCGGTGCGACGCTCGCGAATTCTGCGCCCGAGAACCAGCGCATCTCCCCCGTCGCTCGAGTCATCGACAACTTGAACTTCTAACACCTGACTTGCCATTTCACCATGATGACAGACTCAAATAGTTTCAGCAAGTAGAAAAAGTGGGATATTTCTACTTGAAATTCTCTACCTCGCCGTATTGACCAGCCTAAAAATAGAACTACCAAGCAATCACCCACTCAGGGCCTCACGGCAGGAGTCGATACTATGAACACCGAAACGGCAACCCGTTCCGAGACCACCGCACCCGCTTCAGAGCGCACACACTCGTATGCAGCTCCAGCGATTGAGCCGGTCCTCGAACTCAACGGTCGCCCGCTCGAGCGGAGCGACGAGATCCTCACACCAGAGGCGCTTCAGTTCATTCTAGAGCTGCACCACCGCTTCGCACGGGCACGCCACGAACGCCTCGCAGATCGCCAGCGTCGCAGCTTCGAGATCGGCAACGGTCGCGACCCGAAGTTCCGCGATGACACCAAGCACATTCGCGAGGACTCATCGTGGAAGGTCGCACCGCCCGCACCGGGACTCGAGGACCGTCGCGTTGAAATCACCGGCCCAACCGACCCGAAAATGACGATCAACGCAATGAACTCGGGTGCTCGCGTGTGGCTTGCCGACCAGGAAGACGCAACAAGCCCGACCTGGGAAAACGTCATCGGCGGCCAGCTGTCGCTCTACGACGCAATTCGCGGTCAGCTCGAGTACACCAGCGCCGAGGGCAAGCAGTACCGCGTCACG contains:
- a CDS encoding ParA family protein, with translation MHVLSVSSLKGGVGKTTVTLGLASAAFSRGLRTLVVDLDPQSDVSTGLAVDPEGYSNIADVLESPKEKTVRQAIAPSGWNEFHEGGKIDLLVGSPSAINFDGPHPSARDIWKLEEALAIVESDYDLVLVDSAPSLNALTRTAWAASDRVMIVTEPSLFAVAATDRALRAIEEIRRGVSPRLQPLGILVNRTQAQSVEHQFRVRELREMFGPLVLTPQLPERPALQQAQGAAKPVHLWPGEPAQEMAANFDIVLDRVLRSMKKAKD
- a CDS encoding MerR family transcriptional regulator: MEHTEPPIDGTDAVVDAYPLSADLLFDDGLPRPNVDGGFKGAVAARAAGISYRQLDYWARTGLVEPTVREASGSGSQRLYGFRDILVLKLVKRLLDTGISLQQIRTAVGQLHAAGVHDLSQTTLMSDGMSVYLCTSNDEVIDLVSRGQGVFGIAVGKVLREVETSLVDLDDHREKPAAHAPTDELAARRSKRKTS
- a CDS encoding MerR family transcriptional regulator, whose protein sequence is MAAAPLRAVSPAAHGLLSIGQVLANLEDEFADLTPSKLRFLEDQGLVEPERTKSGYRKFSQEHVERIRLILTLQRDHYLPLKKIGEVLDELDSGRDPVIPGASKRSASTILSAKQVISSEELCRTTGANKRFLGEAIAAGLLPAAEVFPLDAVGQLAALLKLAQAGLTPRHLRSLRIAAERDAELLAHAISSRGEKKGSPSAVDGSLELVEYLETVRSGVLRRKFGTL
- a CDS encoding FHA domain-containing protein; this translates as MASDKRGHNTEVKATEQFREDLNAMIRANVTDLGVDERDAVEALPSGAALLVVRRGPDLGARFLLDRDVTVAGRHPAVDIFLDDVTVSRKHAEFRRSGTTFSVVDLGSLNGTYSDGERIEGEVALDDGVEVQVGKFRFTFFASRFDLPGAN